In a single window of the Alphaproteobacteria bacterium LSUCC0684 genome:
- a CDS encoding ABC transporter ATP-binding protein produces the protein MSKTHEADNAVKVEGVGKYFGPQSNVVKALDNVSVNIRRNEFFTLLGPSGCGKTTLLRLIAGFESPTFGTILLDDKDITHLPPFKRSVNTVFQNYALFPHLTVAENISFGLEMLNKPKKEIEQTVNEMLALVHMQDLRDRRTDQISGGQQQRVALARALAPKPDVLLLDEPLSALDYKLRRGMQIELKRLQLETGITFIFVTHDQEEALTMSDRIAVMNNGHILQVGSPDEIYYKPTKRFVADFIGESNFVEANINKVDKKKRQATIRFEGRKKSFTVGLPEEKMSAATTMVFIRPEHTQLKTSTHGAALTGILTDRIFFGTDTNYHLELDNGEPFIVRSQNTIHSSFNPAIGDKLGIFLEEDALKILED, from the coding sequence ATGAGTAAAACGCATGAGGCAGATAATGCTGTTAAAGTAGAAGGTGTTGGAAAATATTTTGGCCCGCAATCGAATGTGGTTAAGGCGCTTGATAATGTATCTGTAAACATCCGGCGTAATGAGTTCTTCACCCTTCTCGGCCCTTCAGGATGCGGCAAGACCACGTTGCTTCGACTTATTGCCGGATTTGAAAGCCCGACATTTGGCACGATACTGCTCGACGATAAAGACATCACCCATCTCCCCCCCTTCAAGCGTTCGGTCAACACGGTATTTCAGAATTACGCCCTGTTTCCGCACCTCACCGTTGCCGAGAATATCAGCTTTGGCCTTGAAATGCTGAACAAGCCAAAGAAAGAAATCGAACAGACGGTAAATGAGATGCTTGCCCTTGTTCATATGCAGGACCTCAGGGACCGCCGCACCGATCAGATTTCCGGTGGCCAGCAGCAGCGTGTTGCCCTTGCCCGTGCGCTGGCCCCAAAGCCCGATGTCCTGCTTCTGGATGAACCTCTTTCCGCACTTGATTACAAATTGCGCCGCGGCATGCAGATCGAACTGAAACGACTTCAGCTTGAAACCGGCATCACCTTCATCTTTGTCACCCACGACCAGGAAGAAGCCCTGACCATGTCGGACCGCATCGCGGTGATGAATAACGGGCATATTCTGCAAGTTGGCTCGCCGGATGAAATTTATTACAAGCCAACGAAACGCTTTGTTGCCGACTTTATTGGCGAGTCCAATTTTGTCGAGGCCAATATAAACAAAGTCGACAAGAAGAAACGTCAGGCCACGATCCGGTTTGAAGGAAGAAAAAAGAGCTTTACCGTCGGGTTGCCTGAAGAAAAGATGAGCGCGGCGACAACCATGGTCTTTATCCGGCCGGAACATACACAGCTCAAAACCTCCACCCATGGCGCGGCACTTACAGGCATACTCACCGACAGGATCTTTTTCGGCACCGACACCAACTACCACCTTGAGCTTGACAATGGCGAGCCGTTCATCGTGCGTTCGCAAAACACGATACACTCCAGCTTCAATCCCGCGATCGGCGACAAGCTGGGCATATTCCTTGAAGAAGATGCCCTCAAGATTCTCGAGGATTGA
- a CDS encoding ABC transporter ATP-binding protein, whose translation MNKGAAGEGIVSRTAVDIVSVSKIYPHRHQPVTALDAVSFDIRDSEFFTLLGPSGCGKTTLLRIIAGFEDITKGQVLLYGDDISTLAPHQRPVNTVFQQYALFPHLSVYENVAFGLKRLGQTSDEIISRARAMLELIRMVDFADRRPHELSGGQQQRVALARALAPAPKVLLLDEPLSALDLKLRQAMREELKAIQKQTGITFVFVTHDQEEALAMSDRIAVMSNGKVQQIGTPQDIYNNPVNNFVANFIGEANIIDAVAEPGRGTTARLMFNGWKEKKIDLGRKIAGPEDVSFMIRPEQISIRPARGKTPSSGSRGRIEDMSYLGTDTQYHIALDKGQPVLARIQNVSGDTAELKVGDAVHVDFPDSSIRVLAK comes from the coding sequence ATGAATAAAGGTGCAGCGGGGGAAGGGATAGTGTCCAGAACAGCGGTTGATATCGTATCGGTTTCCAAAATATACCCGCACCGGCACCAGCCAGTCACCGCACTGGACGCGGTAAGTTTCGACATACGCGACAGTGAATTCTTCACCCTACTCGGGCCATCGGGATGCGGCAAGACAACTCTTTTGCGAATCATCGCCGGGTTTGAGGATATCACCAAAGGCCAGGTGCTTCTCTATGGAGATGACATCAGCACCCTTGCCCCGCACCAGCGGCCCGTCAATACTGTCTTTCAGCAATATGCCCTTTTCCCCCATCTCAGCGTTTATGAAAACGTCGCCTTTGGCCTCAAGCGGTTGGGCCAGACCAGTGATGAGATCATCTCGCGTGCCCGGGCCATGCTTGAGCTGATCCGGATGGTGGACTTCGCTGACCGCCGGCCGCACGAACTTTCCGGCGGGCAGCAGCAACGGGTTGCGCTGGCCCGGGCGCTGGCACCAGCCCCGAAGGTGCTGCTTCTCGATGAGCCGCTTTCGGCACTTGATCTCAAACTGAGGCAGGCAATGCGGGAAGAGCTCAAGGCCATTCAGAAGCAGACCGGCATCACCTTCGTCTTTGTCACCCATGATCAGGAAGAAGCGCTGGCCATGTCCGACCGCATCGCGGTGATGAGCAACGGCAAGGTTCAGCAGATCGGCACGCCGCAGGATATCTACAACAACCCGGTGAATAACTTTGTCGCCAATTTCATCGGTGAAGCCAATATCATCGACGCGGTGGCCGAGCCAGGGCGCGGCACCACGGCCAGGCTGATGTTCAATGGCTGGAAGGAAAAGAAAATTGATCTCGGCCGCAAGATTGCCGGGCCGGAAGACGTGTCTTTCATGATCCGCCCGGAACAGATCAGCATCCGGCCGGCAAGAGGCAAAACCCCCTCAAGCGGGTCACGCGGCAGGATTGAGGATATGTCTTATCTTGGCACCGACACCCAGTATCATATCGCGCTGGACAAGGGCCAGCCTGTGCTGGCACGGATACAGAATGTATCAGGTGATACGGCTGAACTAAAGGTAGGGGATGCCGTGCATGTTGATTTCCCCGACAGTTCCATCAGGGTTCTGGCAAAATAA
- a CDS encoding ABC transporter permease, whose amino-acid sequence MNKEFSVTYQFGFKQIALICFFALYAPILLLVFYSFNAGSNLMLWEGFSLRWYIEASENQLVQEAAMRSVIIAICASVISTFLATMAALGTTRTQPFKGQQIIFILINQPLMVPEIVTAVALLIFFAIIKNFTNYFGLGYLIAAHAAFCIPFAYLPIKARLDGMNLSLETAASDLYARPSMVFRRVTLPLLWPGIMAGAMLAFVISLDDVIITEFVKTPGQDTLPTYMLGQLRRTITPEINAISSILLAISLLVVTVFFLFTRKKY is encoded by the coding sequence ATGAACAAAGAGTTTTCGGTCACTTATCAGTTTGGCTTCAAGCAGATCGCGCTGATCTGTTTTTTCGCTCTTTATGCACCTATTCTGCTGCTGGTGTTCTATTCATTCAATGCTGGCAGCAACCTCATGCTGTGGGAAGGTTTCTCGCTCCGCTGGTATATCGAGGCAAGCGAGAACCAGCTTGTTCAGGAAGCCGCCATGCGTTCGGTCATCATTGCCATATGTGCTTCCGTCATTTCAACTTTTCTGGCGACCATGGCCGCGCTTGGCACAACACGGACCCAGCCCTTCAAAGGGCAGCAGATCATATTCATCCTGATCAACCAGCCCCTGATGGTGCCTGAAATCGTCACCGCGGTCGCCTTGCTGATTTTCTTCGCCATTATCAAGAATTTCACCAACTATTTCGGCCTCGGGTATCTGATCGCAGCGCATGCCGCTTTCTGTATTCCTTTTGCCTATCTGCCGATCAAGGCAAGGCTTGATGGCATGAACCTCAGCCTTGAAACCGCCGCAAGCGATCTCTATGCCCGGCCCTCCATGGTGTTTCGCCGGGTTACCCTGCCCTTGCTCTGGCCGGGAATAATGGCAGGTGCCATGCTTGCCTTCGTCATTTCCCTTGATGATGTGATCATTACCGAGTTTGTGAAAACCCCGGGCCAGGATACTTTGCCCACCTATATGCTGGGGCAGCTTCGGCGCACCATCACCCCGGAAATCAATGCCATTTCAAGCATTCTGCTGGCAATTTCACTTCTCGTCGTGACGGTATTCTTCCTGTTCACACGCAAGAAATACTGA
- a CDS encoding aldehyde dehydrogenase: protein MPVHSLKEWNDLAAGLRPKGQLLIDGRFEDAASGKTFASINPATGEVIADVAEGDTADIDRAVISARNAFESGRWSEETPMNRKAVLLRLAELIRSSLDELALLDSIDMGKPVEDAAAIDVPGSALFFQWYAEAIDKIYDEVAPTGPGDLALITREPLGVIGAVVPWNFPLDMATWKASAALAAGNSIVLKPAEQSPLSALRLAELALEAGLPEGVFNVVPGYGETAGQALGLHPDVDCLAFTGSTPVGKLFQQYAGQSNMKQVWLETGGKSPNLVFEDCADLDATADMAALGIFFNQGEVCSANSRLLVERSIHAEFVKKIKERAKSYQPGNPLDPSSRMGAIVSQEQHERIVSMIELGKKDADCIIGGNAVKIDNRGLYIEPTIFDNVAPRADIARDEIFGPVLSVIPFDSEEEAVSIANDTIYGLAASLWTGNLSRAHRVSRQLRAGTVSVNTVDALSPMTPFGGFKQSGIGRDLSLHALDKYTALKTTWIKY from the coding sequence ATGCCTGTACACAGCCTGAAGGAATGGAATGACCTTGCCGCCGGCCTGAGGCCGAAAGGGCAGTTGCTGATCGATGGCCGATTTGAAGACGCTGCTTCGGGCAAGACGTTTGCCAGCATCAACCCGGCAACAGGTGAGGTGATTGCCGATGTGGCCGAAGGCGATACTGCTGATATCGACCGCGCGGTTATTTCGGCCCGGAACGCGTTTGAAAGCGGGCGGTGGTCCGAAGAGACGCCGATGAACCGCAAGGCGGTGCTGCTCCGGCTGGCTGAACTGATCCGTTCCAGCCTTGATGAGCTGGCCCTGCTTGACAGTATCGACATGGGCAAGCCGGTGGAAGATGCGGCGGCGATCGATGTGCCTGGCTCGGCCCTCTTCTTTCAGTGGTATGCCGAAGCCATCGACAAGATCTATGACGAGGTTGCTCCCACCGGCCCTGGTGATCTCGCGCTCATCACCCGCGAGCCGCTCGGGGTGATCGGTGCGGTGGTGCCGTGGAATTTTCCGCTTGATATGGCAACCTGGAAAGCATCGGCGGCGCTGGCTGCGGGGAATTCCATCGTGCTGAAACCGGCAGAACAGTCACCCCTGTCGGCGTTGCGGCTTGCTGAACTCGCCTTGGAAGCCGGGTTGCCGGAAGGGGTGTTCAATGTTGTTCCCGGATATGGGGAAACCGCAGGGCAGGCGCTCGGGCTTCATCCTGATGTGGATTGCCTCGCGTTCACGGGCTCAACCCCGGTGGGCAAACTGTTCCAGCAATATGCGGGCCAGTCGAACATGAAGCAGGTCTGGCTTGAAACCGGCGGCAAGAGCCCGAATCTGGTTTTTGAAGATTGCGCTGATCTGGATGCGACAGCGGATATGGCCGCGCTGGGCATTTTCTTCAATCAGGGGGAGGTCTGCTCCGCCAATTCACGTCTTCTGGTCGAACGATCGATCCATGCCGAATTTGTCAAGAAGATCAAGGAGCGTGCCAAATCCTATCAGCCGGGCAACCCGCTTGACCCCTCCTCGCGGATGGGCGCGATTGTAAGCCAGGAGCAGCATGAACGGATTGTCAGCATGATCGAGCTTGGCAAAAAAGACGCGGACTGCATCATCGGCGGAAACGCGGTCAAGATCGACAATCGCGGTCTCTATATCGAGCCGACCATCTTTGACAATGTGGCGCCGCGCGCAGATATCGCCCGGGATGAGATTTTCGGCCCCGTGCTCTCGGTCATTCCGTTTGACAGCGAAGAGGAAGCCGTGTCGATTGCCAACGATACGATATATGGCCTTGCGGCGTCTCTCTGGACGGGGAATCTGTCCCGCGCGCACCGGGTATCACGCCAGTTGAGGGCCGGAACGGTTTCGGTCAACACCGTTGATGCGCTCAGCCCGATGACGCCTTTTGGCGGGTTCAAGCAGTCCGGTATCGGCCGTGATCTGTCATTGCACGCGCTGGATAAATACACCGCACTCAAGACAACCTGGATCAAGTATTAG
- a CDS encoding amidohydrolase produces the protein MTPDLVVLNGRLLTFDKARPAASALAVQGGKIIAVGTTTDIREMAGPDTRIIDALGSTVLPGFIDSHVHLFGGSVELDYLDLYGVQGMDMLAEKVQAWSNACPEDKILFAIQADYNIISPGHQTTRHDLDKVMPHRPFAMFAADHHTIWANTRALELAGILHGGEVDKGAEIVMAADGTAKGELREPGAYAPVLKLTRYGGRDMIGLVTGRNPEPPANMTERALDADAIARGLKHCASHGITGLHNMDGNIYTLELLKTLEDRGELLCRTEVPFHYKSFDSLDRFAEAEAMRRDFTGDWVWCNRVKMFVDGVVESSTALMLEPYPGLETIGDAVFERDHFMEACVRADALGFQISVHAIGDLAIRQTLDAYELARKTNGARDSRHRVEHIEVLHPDDLMRFVELGVVASIQPGHAPFGVYFGSDTINRMLHPHQIPTAFAWRDIRNTGAKVIFSTDWPVIPVDVMPNVKSAVAPKKLAPPWRDQAQTLHETLESYTAGNAWVEFNETRKGQLKTGMMADIVVMSHDLDAMDPGDLDKAGAQITICDGRITWEA, from the coding sequence ATGACCCCTGATCTTGTTGTCCTTAATGGCCGCCTCCTTACCTTTGACAAAGCCCGGCCAGCGGCTTCCGCCCTGGCGGTACAGGGCGGGAAGATCATCGCCGTCGGAACGACAACCGATATTCGTGAGATGGCGGGGCCGGATACACGAATCATCGATGCTTTGGGCAGCACCGTTCTGCCTGGGTTCATTGACAGCCATGTGCATCTCTTTGGCGGGTCGGTTGAGCTGGATTATCTTGATCTCTATGGTGTTCAGGGTATGGATATGCTTGCTGAAAAGGTGCAGGCCTGGTCGAACGCCTGCCCGGAGGACAAGATCCTCTTTGCCATTCAGGCTGATTACAACATCATCTCCCCGGGGCATCAGACCACCCGTCATGATCTCGACAAGGTCATGCCGCACCGGCCCTTCGCGATGTTCGCGGCAGATCACCATACCATCTGGGCCAATACCAGGGCGCTTGAACTTGCGGGAATCCTCCATGGCGGCGAAGTGGACAAGGGGGCGGAGATCGTCATGGCGGCGGATGGCACGGCGAAAGGCGAGCTGCGTGAGCCCGGCGCCTATGCCCCGGTATTGAAACTGACGCGCTATGGCGGCCGGGACATGATCGGGCTGGTTACGGGCCGTAACCCGGAGCCGCCGGCAAACATGACAGAACGCGCCCTTGATGCCGACGCCATCGCCCGGGGGCTTAAACATTGTGCAAGTCATGGCATTACCGGGCTACACAACATGGACGGGAATATCTACACGCTTGAGTTGCTCAAGACGCTGGAAGACCGCGGTGAGCTGCTCTGCCGCACGGAAGTTCCTTTCCATTACAAAAGTTTCGACAGTCTTGATCGGTTCGCCGAGGCTGAGGCCATGCGGCGTGATTTCACTGGCGACTGGGTCTGGTGCAATCGCGTCAAGATGTTTGTTGATGGCGTAGTTGAAAGCTCAACGGCACTGATGCTGGAGCCATATCCAGGCCTTGAGACCATTGGCGATGCGGTCTTTGAGAGAGATCATTTCATGGAAGCTTGCGTCAGGGCCGATGCGCTCGGGTTCCAGATATCGGTCCATGCGATCGGTGATCTTGCCATCCGCCAGACGCTTGATGCCTATGAGCTCGCCCGGAAAACAAATGGCGCGCGGGACAGTCGTCACCGGGTTGAGCATATCGAAGTTCTCCATCCCGATGATCTGATGCGTTTTGTTGAACTGGGTGTCGTGGCGTCGATCCAGCCCGGCCATGCGCCGTTTGGTGTTTATTTCGGCTCGGATACCATCAACCGGATGCTGCATCCGCATCAGATACCAACGGCATTTGCCTGGCGTGATATCCGCAATACCGGCGCAAAGGTGATCTTTTCAACCGACTGGCCGGTCATCCCGGTCGATGTGATGCCGAATGTGAAATCCGCGGTTGCTCCGAAAAAACTTGCGCCGCCCTGGCGTGATCAGGCCCAGACACTGCATGAGACACTTGAAAGCTATACAGCAGGCAATGCCTGGGTTGAGTTCAACGAAACCCGCAAGGGCCAGCTCAAGACCGGGATGATGGCGGATATTGTCGTCATGTCTCATGATCTGGATGCCATGGATCCCGGGGATCTGGACAAGGCAGGCGCGCAGATCACCATCTGTGATGGCCGGATAACCTGGGAAGCCTGA
- a CDS encoding ABC transporter permease, translated as MTRQLSSLEREEIRRKTTNNWLLSMPALALLLFAAAGPLVIVLIYSFLTAGSYGGVVWEYTTEAWFRVLFTRDIFDDTVSLSDAHLSIFWRSVQLSFMTTLICMFVGFPTAYYIATRPPTTRNIWLFLITIPFWTNLLIRTFAILELVRNKGVINNSLIGMGIISEPIKMLYTDLAILIGMTYVYLPLMVLPIYASMERFDFRFVEAGFDLYATRIKVLRKIILPIIKPGIIAGSILVFVPSLGAYVTPRILGGGKRMMIGNLIELQFGQGKNWPLGAALAVTMLFIVMIALIVYVRIIQKSENKNA; from the coding sequence ATGACACGGCAATTGAGCTCGCTCGAACGCGAAGAGATCAGAAGAAAAACGACAAATAACTGGCTGTTGTCGATGCCGGCGCTGGCGTTGCTGCTGTTCGCCGCTGCCGGCCCGCTCGTGATTGTCCTGATCTATTCCTTTCTGACGGCGGGCAGCTATGGCGGAGTTGTTTGGGAATACACAACCGAAGCCTGGTTCCGGGTGTTGTTCACCCGGGATATTTTCGATGATACGGTTTCGCTCTCCGATGCCCATCTTTCCATTTTCTGGCGGTCAGTTCAGCTATCTTTCATGACAACCCTGATCTGCATGTTTGTCGGGTTTCCAACGGCCTATTATATTGCGACCCGGCCGCCCACAACACGGAATATCTGGCTCTTTCTGATAACTATCCCTTTCTGGACCAACCTGCTGATCCGCACTTTCGCCATACTGGAACTTGTCCGCAACAAAGGTGTAATCAACAACTCGCTGATCGGCATGGGAATCATTTCCGAGCCGATCAAGATGCTTTACACGGACCTCGCCATCCTCATCGGCATGACCTATGTCTATCTGCCGCTGATGGTTTTACCGATCTATGCCTCCATGGAGCGTTTCGATTTCAGGTTTGTTGAGGCCGGGTTTGATCTCTATGCAACCCGCATCAAGGTGCTTCGCAAAATCATCCTGCCGATCATCAAGCCCGGCATCATCGCCGGATCCATCCTTGTTTTCGTCCCGTCGCTCGGGGCTTATGTGACCCCGAGAATTCTGGGGGGCGGCAAAAGAATGATGATCGGCAACCTCATTGAACTGCAGTTTGGTCAGGGGAAAAACTGGCCACTTGGCGCGGCACTTGCGGTGACGATGTTGTTTATCGTGATGATTGCCCTGATTGTCTATGTCCGGATCATCCAGAAATCGGAAAACAAAAATGCCTGA